The Cryptococcus depauperatus CBS 7841 chromosome 7, complete sequence genome window below encodes:
- a CDS encoding 1-pyrroline-5-carboxylate dehydrogenase, with protein sequence MSSQLASFKVPVIDNEPMRNYPPNSEERAALQAALERMAKQTPFEVPCVVNGEEIKTGDIQVQPMPHDHANNLCKYHAATPEVVQKAIEGSLAAKQAWEEIPWADKAAVFLKAADLISGKYRYELMAATMLGQGKNAWQAEIDAAAELCDFLRFSVKYVEELYQQQPPRNSSGVWNRVEYRPLEGFVLAVTPFNFTAIGGNLVGAPVIVGNVCVWKPSPMATYSNYIVHKIFLEAGIPPSVIQFVPGSPAEVVKQCIDHKEFAGLHFTGSTHIFRKLWKDIAANLDVYKGYPRVVGETGGKNFHLYHPSAEVQSGVAQAIRAAFEYSGQKCSALSRCYVPASLWKSGFKDTLIAETQKIKIGPCTSWDNFTGPVIGKPAFEKITGIIEQAKKDGGEVIAGGSYDNSKGYFIQPTVIVTKDPKSVTMTTEIFGPVLTVYVYEDAEFDNMPALIDSTTEYALTGAIFARERSVLAATAHKLRNSAGNFYINDKCTGAVVGQQPFGGARASGTNDKSGSMAIFSRFVSMRAIKENFVAPQDYLYPSNLV encoded by the exons AtgtcttctcaacttgctAGCTTCAAAGTTCCCGTCATTGACAATGAGCCGATG CGAAACTATCCTCCTAACTCTGAGGAGAGGGCTGCTCTTCAGGCCGCCCTTGAGCGGATGGCTAAACAGACTCCTTTTGAAGTTCCCTGCGTGGTCAATGGCGAGGAG ATCAAGACGGGTGACATCCAAGTCCAACCTATGCCGCACGACCATGCCAACAACTTGTGCAAGTACCATGCTGCCACTCCTGAAGTCGTTCAGAAAGCTATTGAGGGTTCCCTGGCTGCCAAGCAGGCTTGGGAAGAGATTCCATGGGCTGACAAGGCCGCTGTTTTTCTCAAGGCTGCTGATTTGATATCTGGCAAGTACAGGTATGAGCTTATGGCAGCGACTATGCTCGGTCAAGGAAAGAATGCTTGGCAAGCAGAAATTGACGCTGCTGCCGAG CTTTGTGACTTTTTGAGGTTTTCTGTAAAGTATGTCGAGGAGCTTTATCAGCAACAACCTCCAAGAAACTCTTCCGGTGTCTGGAA TCGGGTCGAGTACCGACCTCTTGAAGGTTTTGTCCTTGCGGTTACTCCTTTTAATTTCACTGCCATCGGTGGTAACCTCGTTGGCGCCCCGGTCATCGTTGGCAACGTCTGCGTGTGGAAGCCCTCCCCAATGGCTACCTACTCCAATTACATTGTGCACAAGATTTTCCTCGAAGCTGGCATTCCTCCTTCCGTGATCCAGTTTGTCCCTGGTAGCCCCGCCGAAGTCGTGAAACAGTGTATCGACCATAAAGAATTTGCTGGTCTTCACTTTACCGGTTCTACCCACATCTTCCGAAAGCTCTGGAAGGATATTGCTGCCAACCTTGATGTTTACAAGGGTTACCCCCGAGTCGTTGGTGAGACGGGTGGTAAAAACTTTCACCTGTATCACCCTTCCGCAGAAGTCCAGTCAGGCGTGGCTCAAGCCATCAGAGCCGCTTTTGAGTACTCTGGTCAGAAATGCTCTGCCCTTTCTAGGTGCTACGTGCCGGCCTCTCTTTGGAAGAGTGGTTTCAAGGACACTCTGATTGCCGAAAcccaaaagatcaagattgGGCCTTGTACGTCATGGGACAACTTCACTGGCCCCGTCATTGGCAAGCCCGcatttgaaaagataacTGGTATAATCGAGCAAGCCAAAAAAGATGGTGGCGAGGTTATTGCTGGTGGTTCTT ATGACAACTCTAAAGGTTACTTTATTCAGCCTACTGTTATTGTCACCAAGGATCCCAAATCCGTGACCATGACCACAGAGATCTTTGGCCCCGTCCTCACCGTCTATGTTTACGAGGACGCCGAGTTTGACAACATGCCAGCTCTTATTGACTCTACAACGGAGTATGCTCTCACTGGTGCTATCTTTGCACGAGAAAGATCGGTACTTGCTGCCACTGCACACAAACTCCGAAACTCTGCCGGCAACTTTTACATCAATGACAAATGTACTGGTGCCGTCGTTGGCCAACAGCCTTTTGGCGGTGCCCGCGCCTCCGGTACGAACGACAAGTCTGGTTCAATGGCCATCTTTAGCCGATTTGTGTCGATGAGGGCTATCAAGGAGAACTTTGTTGCTCCTCAAGACTATCTCTATCCTTCTAACCTTGTTTAA